Within the Fimbriimonadia bacterium genome, the region CCGAGGATTGCACCCGCCAAGGTTCCCACCATCGTCAGGCCGGAATGCACGGTCCAGGTGCGATAGCTTTCCATCTCTTCGGCCGGCACATTGAGCGAGCGCGCGATCGTCATCAGAACGTCCGTGCCGTACGTCCATGCGAGGATGCCGCCTGCGATCATACAGGTGACAACGAGAAACATGCGTATCACGCGCAGTACGTCTATGCTTCCCTCTCCTCTAATACGATGGTCGCGAGAGACGCATTGTTAGACTGTTCTACGTCTCAGATGTCTCCTAGAAAGCACTCACAGCTCCTCAGATATCCTGAGTCGATTCTCGGCGCGCTCCAGTGCAGCGCGATACTCCCTCGCCTTCGGATCCCCAGCGGGAAGCTGTGCCAGTCGTTCGCGAGCCTCGGTTAGGGCCACGCGTGCCCGATCGGGGTCAATCTCCGAGGCAATCTCTGCGGTGTCGGCCAGAACGATGGTGCGAGTGCCGTCCACCTGCATAAACCCTCCGCCAACGGCCATCCGGACCGCCACGCCATCTGCCCGTGTGTACGTCAAGCGACCGATCTTGAGTTCCGTCATCAGTGGGATGTGCCCAGCCATTACGCCGAGGTAGCCGTCCCGGCCTGGTGCAATCAGCGACACACACGGCTCATCTGCCACCGTGCGTTCCGGAGTTACTATCGAGAGACGAAAGGTGGTTGCCATTACTTCGCCGCCCGGAGCTTCTCCGCTTTCTCGTGCACGTCCTCAATGCCGCCGCACATGTAGAACGCCTGCTCGGGAACATCGTCGTGATGTCCTTCGACGATCTCCTTGAAGGCTCGCACGGTATCACCGACGTTCACGTAACGCCCCGTGTTGCCCGTGAACTGCTCGGCAACGAAGAACGGCTGCGACATGAAACGCTCGATCTTGCGGGCACGAGCCACGAGCATCTTGTCCTCGTCCGAAAGCTCGTCAATGCCGAGGATGGCGATGATGTCCTGCAGGTCGCGATACCGCTGCAGCACTTGCTGAACGGCGCGCGCGACCTGATAGTGCTCCTCACCCACGATGCGTGGGTCCAGGTTCTTCGAGGTAGATGCCAAAGGATCGATCGCCGGGTAGATGCCCTTCTCCGATATCTTTCGCTCCAGATACACGTATGCGTCCAGGTGAGCAAAGGTCGTTGCGGGTGCCGGGTCCGTGGGGTCGTCCGCCGGAACATAGATGGCCTGAACGGAGGTGATCGAGCCCTTCAGCGTGGACGTGATGCGCTCTTGCAGGGCACCCATCTCGGTCGCCAGCGTAGGCTGATAGCCGACGGCGCTGGGCATTCGCCCGAGCAACGCGGAAACCTCGGAGCCCGCCTGCACGAAGCGGAAGATGTTGTCTATGAACACCAGCACGTCCTGACCTTCGACGTCTCGGAAGTACTCGGCCATTGTGATGGCAGTGAGGCCGACGCGGAGGCGAGCACCCGGCGGCTCATTCATCTGGCCGAACACCATGGCTGTCTTGTCGATGACACGCGCTTCCTTGCCCTCGACATCCTTGAAGGTCGCGTGCTTCATTTCCAACCACAGGTCGTTGCCCTCGCGCGTACGCTCTCCGACACCCGCGAACACCGAGACGCCGCTGTGTTCCGTGGCGATATTGCGAATTAACTCCTGGATTAGAACCGTCTTCCCCAGACCCGCGCCGCCGAACAGGCCGATCTTGCCTCCTTTGTTGAACGGGGTGAGCAGGTCAACAACCTTCAGCCCCGTCTCCAGGATCTCAGTCTTGACGTTCTGGTCTTCGAACTTGGGGGCGGGCCGGTGGATAGGGTAGTAGTCCACTGCCTGGACAGCCCCACCGTCGTCCACAGGCTTCCCCACGAGATTGAAGACGCGTCCGAGAGTCTGCGGGCCGACGGGCACCTTGATAGGCCCGCCCGTATCGCGAGCGTCCATCCCTCGCACTAGCCCGTCCGTGCTGGACATCGCGACGGTACGGACGATGTCGTCTCCTAAGTGCTGCGCAACTTCGCAGATGAGGGGATTGTCGGCATCGCCAATCTCGACGGCGCTCAGAATCTCGGGAAGCTGATCAGCAGGAAACCGGCAGTCTACGACGGGGCCCATCACTTGGACCACCTGCCCGACACTCGCCATGTAGCGGATCCTCCTTGAGGCCGCTGGTGGCCGGATATCCCACCACACCACGGCCGTTTCGATGATTCGATGAAGTGATCCGAAGTCTACCTTGACCTGTACGACCGGTTCTAGGTGTCCAGGAGCTGCGGGGTGCCCATGGCCTCGCGCGGCTTGTAGTCCTTCGGCATCGGAACGTGGAACTCTCTACCGAACGTCTCCCAGTTCTCGATAATCTGCTTGCCTTTGTCGTCCCGAAAGCCCGGATACCAGACGAGGCCAGTCTTCAGATCCTTGTCGAGGTCACCATAGAGACGGATCATTCCCTTACCGGTGTAGGAGCCTCTCATGCGGTTGCCCATCCAGTTCACTGCGCGAAACTTGCCCCGTACCACCACCCGTCCGGACCCGTGAAAGCAGACCCGGCTACCATCGTCGTACTCACGCCGCAAGCCCTCAACGCGAATGGACTTGTTGGCCCCATCTAGTCCGCTCACGAAAACCGTGGCGACGCCGCCGAAGGAGTCGATCACGATCGTCCCCTCGCCTTCGGCCCGAAAGCTGCCGGGTCCCGTGTCGAGCATCAGCGTGCTAAGAACCGGCCCCTCACCGCGTGTGTTGGGTGAAGATGCTCTGTCTTGGGCGGTGGCGAGCACAACCAAAGACACCCCGAGAACCGCAAGTCGTATCTGCCATCTCATGTCGAGACGGATTCTACCTGCAGCGAGTGGCGTGGGCGAGGGAGCCTTGTTGGCTGCCTAGCGGAACCGCCAGATCAGGTTCGCTCCTTTATCCATCGCGAGGATCGAAGCTGCGCTGTACTGCTTCGCATGCCCGTCGGCAAAGATGATAGTCGTCTTGCCCTCGTCCTTGCCAGTACGACCGTGGCGGCAGTAGACCGGTTTCAACTCGCTCGGCAGTCGGTCGTTCAACTCGATGACGAGGTCGCGGTCGGATACCAGCGGCAGTCCCAGCCCCCATTCCGTCGGATGGTCGTTGCCGTTATACGGGTCGAAGACATAGGCGCGATACTTTTGCTGACGTGGGCCGTGCGGAGTGTCGGCGAAGAGCGGAATCCTGGCCGGCTCCTTCAAGACTGGCAGTCGGACGATGCTGATGAAGCCCTCGCAGCCACGATGGCCTTGCTCGGCCGGATCGCAACCCGTCGGATCGTAGGCGGTTGCGGAGTTGTAGCCAATCGGCTGCCAAGAGCGCGAGTCCCAATCGGCGGCATACGCAGCGCGCTCGGCCGCGGGGCAGAGGAACACCGACTTGTCCTTCACGTACGGCTGCACCAAAGGAGGCCAGACTCTCTTAGGATCGGTGGTCGGGGCTCCATAGTTGGAAGATGGTGGTAGGGCAGCGTTTTGTGAGTCGGCGTACATGTCCACCGAAAGCGCGAGCTGTTTCATCTGCGACAGACAGGCAGTCGTCTTGGCCTGCTCTCTGGCTTTGGCGAACACAGGGAACAGGATCGCCGCCAGAACGGCAATTATCGCAATCACGACCAGTAACTCGATCAGCGTGAATCCCCGCGGAACCTTCATCTCGTTTCGTCGAACCTCCATCGCACTCACTTTAAAGCAAGTTGCGAGCCAGCCAATCTCATAAACAGAATTTATCCCACGATAGTTGCATCAGGCTCTTTTGGTTTTCCGCCCGCACGTAGGCCGTCCGTTCCCAGACCGCGCTTGACTTTTCAGACAATCTTTGCTAGTATTTGCGCCAGTGTCTATCAATATGCGCTAAGAAGCACACCCAGATACTCCAAGGAAGGAGGAGTGCCGATGGCGTATTGGGACCCTTTGCCGGAGTTCAGCAGGGAAGAACTGCTCCGGATCACGAAGTCGCGTGAGTTCTACGACATCCTGGAGGACCTTGTTCGAAGGGAGTTGGCTCGTGAAGGGCGCCGCGAGCTTTCACTGGAAGGGGAGCTTGCGCGCGTCGTGGCGGTCGCGGTGCGTACTTGCGTAGAGTTGCTCCTGCCGCTCACCGATGATACCGGTCCAAGCGCGGGTCGCCTACCCTACGACATCATGTCCGCTCCGCCGCCCTTCTCGGACTTTCCGAAGGACCCCGACGACATGAACTGAAAAGCTTGCACCGATTTTGGGGCGCAAACCGA harbors:
- the atpD gene encoding F0F1 ATP synthase subunit beta gives rise to the protein MASVGQVVQVMGPVVDCRFPADQLPEILSAVEIGDADNPLICEVAQHLGDDIVRTVAMSSTDGLVRGMDARDTGGPIKVPVGPQTLGRVFNLVGKPVDDGGAVQAVDYYPIHRPAPKFEDQNVKTEILETGLKVVDLLTPFNKGGKIGLFGGAGLGKTVLIQELIRNIATEHSGVSVFAGVGERTREGNDLWLEMKHATFKDVEGKEARVIDKTAMVFGQMNEPPGARLRVGLTAITMAEYFRDVEGQDVLVFIDNIFRFVQAGSEVSALLGRMPSAVGYQPTLATEMGALQERITSTLKGSITSVQAIYVPADDPTDPAPATTFAHLDAYVYLERKISEKGIYPAIDPLASTSKNLDPRIVGEEHYQVARAVQQVLQRYRDLQDIIAILGIDELSDEDKMLVARARKIERFMSQPFFVAEQFTGNTGRYVNVGDTVRAFKEIVEGHHDDVPEQAFYMCGGIEDVHEKAEKLRAAK
- a CDS encoding prepilin-type N-terminal cleavage/methylation domain-containing protein — encoded protein: MKVPRGFTLIELLVVIAIIAVLAAILFPVFAKAREQAKTTACLSQMKQLALSVDMYADSQNAALPPSSNYGAPTTDPKRVWPPLVQPYVKDKSVFLCPAAERAAYAADWDSRSWQPIGYNSATAYDPTGCDPAEQGHRGCEGFISIVRLPVLKEPARIPLFADTPHGPRQQKYRAYVFDPYNGNDHPTEWGLGLPLVSDRDLVIELNDRLPSELKPVYCRHGRTGKDEGKTTIIFADGHAKQYSAASILAMDKGANLIWRFR
- a CDS encoding F0F1 ATP synthase subunit epsilon codes for the protein MATTFRLSIVTPERTVADEPCVSLIAPGRDGYLGVMAGHIPLMTELKIGRLTYTRADGVAVRMAVGGGFMQVDGTRTIVLADTAEIASEIDPDRARVALTEARERLAQLPAGDPKAREYRAALERAENRLRISEEL